In Wolinella succinogenes DSM 1740, a single genomic region encodes these proteins:
- a CDS encoding bifunctional diguanylate cyclase/phosphodiesterase — translation MNQQLLYAGMLLYIAVVLIVGYMVAGRGENPSFLAPFLLFVLPLLPLSYLYFRGTKKREKELFEIFYGDRLTGLGNRRKLLKDIESTPKEQALGLVIFDVDSFGEINDLFGIHGGDGVIRQIGNFLKEFVGREGIGGKEGEYLYRLSGDEFALLFLQAPSEDELLRISAKAVLELSQRRFFVKSNDIRLTMSAGVARSSKHQELYFGANSAKNYAKKERLEVALYDERMNHKEAYKKNLFWLKKLKESILHHRIIPYYQPIVNSKTGKIEKFETLARMIDEIGAVIPPSQFLEVAKKSKLYPEITKTIIEESFKTFAKEPFLFSINLSIKDLLNQKTMDFFFDRLKHYGVASKLSVEIVESESIHDYEGARRVLEEIRQAGCNISIDDFGSGYSNFGYILKLNAKFLKIDGSLIKEIAQDEKSQSIVKAIVYFAKETGLFTVAEFVHSKEVLEKVVGLGVDYLQGYYVGEPLDGRAYFSRPKENQPLGFSSQGRALDWQALMLSSSWGIVQLEQSL, via the coding sequence GTGAATCAACAACTACTCTACGCTGGAATGCTTCTTTATATTGCTGTCGTTCTCATCGTCGGCTATATGGTAGCAGGGAGGGGCGAGAACCCCTCTTTTCTGGCTCCTTTTTTGCTTTTTGTTCTTCCATTGCTTCCTCTCTCTTATCTCTACTTTCGTGGCACTAAAAAGCGTGAAAAAGAGCTCTTTGAGATATTTTACGGGGATCGTTTGACAGGACTTGGGAATCGGCGAAAGCTTCTCAAAGATATCGAATCGACCCCCAAAGAGCAGGCTTTGGGATTGGTGATCTTTGATGTGGACAGCTTTGGTGAGATCAATGACCTCTTTGGAATCCATGGAGGCGATGGGGTGATCCGCCAGATTGGCAACTTTTTGAAAGAGTTTGTCGGGCGCGAAGGAATCGGCGGCAAGGAGGGGGAGTATCTCTATCGTCTCTCTGGTGATGAGTTTGCGCTCCTCTTTCTTCAGGCACCCTCTGAGGATGAGCTTTTGAGAATCTCCGCCAAGGCGGTTTTGGAGCTCTCTCAGCGCCGATTCTTTGTGAAAAGCAACGATATTAGACTCACTATGAGCGCAGGCGTGGCGAGATCATCCAAGCACCAAGAGCTCTATTTTGGTGCCAATTCTGCCAAAAACTATGCCAAAAAAGAGCGGCTGGAGGTGGCGCTTTATGATGAGCGGATGAATCATAAGGAGGCCTACAAGAAGAATCTCTTTTGGCTCAAAAAGCTCAAAGAATCGATTCTTCACCACCGAATCATCCCCTATTATCAGCCTATTGTGAATTCCAAGACGGGCAAAATTGAGAAGTTTGAGACGCTAGCTAGAATGATTGATGAGATTGGAGCGGTGATTCCCCCTTCGCAATTTCTTGAGGTCGCCAAAAAGAGCAAGCTCTACCCAGAGATCACCAAAACCATCATCGAAGAGAGCTTTAAGACTTTTGCCAAAGAACCTTTTCTCTTCTCCATTAACCTCTCCATCAAAGATCTGCTCAACCAAAAAACCATGGATTTCTTTTTTGATCGACTGAAGCACTATGGAGTTGCCTCCAAGCTTTCGGTGGAGATCGTGGAATCAGAATCGATTCATGATTATGAGGGGGCTAGAAGGGTATTAGAGGAGATTCGTCAGGCGGGGTGCAATATCTCGATTGATGATTTTGGAAGCGGCTACTCCAACTTTGGCTACATCTTAAAGCTCAATGCCAAATTCCTCAAAATCGATGGCTCGCTCATCAAAGAGATCGCCCAAGATGAAAAATCGCAATCCATCGTCAAGGCCATTGTCTATTTTGCCAAGGAGACGGGGCTCTTTACGGTCGCAGAATTTGTGCACTCCAAAGAGGTGCTAGAGAAGGTGGTGGGGCTGGGAGTGGACTATCTGCAGGGCTATTATGTGGGAGAGCCTCTGGATGGTCGCGCCTATTTTAGTCGTCCTAAGGAGAATCAACCCTTAGGCTTCTCCTCCCAAGGGAGGGCGCTTGATTGGCAGGCGCTGATGCTCTCTAGCTCGTGGGGGATCGTGCAGTTAGAGCAGTCGTTGTGA
- the ccsA gene encoding cytochrome c biogenesis protein gives MLYKLLSSYITLTLLFLLLAVGAAIATFIENDFGTASARALVYDHLWYEALLGVLALNLLAVIHRTKLYRFKARFLFHIAFVVILLGAGLTRYLGNEGIMHIREGESASSFLTTKPYLQVTLHEGTSPRTHFFPLEITAWKNRLQKSLPTQSTPLKIALVDSFIHKEGLGVSGYFDLELLHKEKRIKKRFTHNLASSLQKETLWLDDLQVDLAYGPQEIPLPFSLSLKAFELKRYPGSRSPSEYTSHVALVDPSQKVALEETIFMNNTLSYGGYKFFQTSYDMDEKGTILTLNQDPGKEVTYLGYALLFLGLLWNLLDPTSRFRVLLGRIKKDSLSLLLPLCLLSPLASSLYAQSDYLQGYLKEHQKGSQELSKGFGELIVQAKMGRMEPLNTLNREILYKLSGKSSFLGMSADQVVLGMLSNPRAWQGVPLIRVKTKPLQELIGIHPQNRARFNDFFDENSAYKLQKEVERASTLPPSRRGSYENDLLKVDERLNIALMVFQGSLFKLFPLPSDPHHRWLNLKESIFMLEGEEAKTLHQATALLLDSAFERQYFKGIEALQTISFYQYKKGNEVIPSESKLQAELLFNRLEIFPHLTPAYLVLGFLVLLSAFGLLFFPPLASHRVRVSFHLLGWILFALHTLGLLLRAYVSGHAPLSDTYESMLYISWSGMLGALLFFRHSLFALSASILMAGIFLFGAHLSHIDPEITNLVPVLKSFWLTLHVSVITASYGFFGVGAFLGSFALALFILKDHLKTPLDKPIHQLSQINEVSLILGLTLLVIGNFLGGIWANESWGRYWAWDPKETWSYISILLYALILHLRLLRPKHYDYLFSLLSLWGFGSILMTYFGVNFYLAGLHSYAQGDPLPIPLWVYALSLALALLSLIAYPHRHLQNSDKGNS, from the coding sequence GTGCTATACAAACTCTTAAGCTCCTATATCACCCTGACGCTCCTCTTTCTTCTTCTTGCCGTTGGAGCGGCCATAGCCACCTTTATCGAAAATGACTTTGGCACAGCCAGCGCCAGAGCTCTTGTTTATGATCATCTTTGGTATGAGGCGCTTTTAGGAGTTCTAGCACTCAATCTTTTAGCGGTGATTCATCGCACTAAACTCTATCGATTCAAAGCTCGATTCCTCTTTCATATCGCCTTTGTCGTGATTCTTCTAGGCGCAGGACTGACGCGATATTTAGGGAACGAGGGAATCATGCACATTAGAGAGGGGGAGAGTGCCTCAAGCTTTCTCACCACCAAGCCCTACCTCCAAGTCACTCTTCATGAGGGCACATCTCCAAGGACGCACTTTTTTCCCCTAGAGATCACCGCATGGAAGAATCGACTCCAAAAATCCCTTCCCACCCAAAGCACGCCCTTAAAGATTGCTCTTGTCGATTCTTTTATCCACAAAGAGGGGTTGGGTGTTTCGGGCTATTTCGATTTGGAGCTACTCCACAAAGAGAAGCGAATCAAAAAACGCTTCACGCACAACCTCGCCTCCTCTTTGCAAAAAGAGACCCTTTGGCTAGATGATCTTCAAGTCGATCTCGCCTATGGCCCCCAAGAGATTCCCCTCCCCTTTTCGCTCTCGCTTAAAGCCTTTGAACTCAAACGCTACCCCGGTAGCCGCTCTCCCTCAGAATACACTAGTCATGTCGCTCTTGTTGACCCAAGCCAAAAGGTCGCCCTAGAGGAGACCATCTTTATGAACAACACCCTCTCTTATGGAGGTTATAAGTTTTTCCAAACCTCCTATGACATGGACGAAAAGGGGACGATTCTCACCCTTAATCAAGACCCCGGAAAAGAGGTGACCTATCTAGGTTACGCTCTCCTTTTTTTGGGTCTCCTTTGGAATCTTCTCGATCCGACTTCGCGTTTTAGGGTGCTTCTTGGGCGAATCAAAAAAGATTCTCTCTCGCTTCTTCTGCCCCTTTGCCTCCTCTCCCCCCTCGCCTCTTCGCTCTACGCCCAAAGCGACTATTTGCAGGGCTACCTCAAAGAGCACCAAAAGGGAAGTCAGGAGCTCTCTAAAGGCTTTGGAGAGCTCATCGTTCAAGCCAAAATGGGGCGCATGGAGCCTCTTAATACACTCAATCGCGAAATACTCTATAAGCTGAGCGGGAAGAGCTCTTTTTTAGGAATGAGCGCGGATCAGGTGGTTTTGGGGATGCTCTCCAATCCAAGAGCTTGGCAGGGCGTGCCTCTTATTCGAGTCAAAACCAAACCCCTCCAAGAACTCATCGGAATCCACCCCCAAAACAGAGCCCGCTTTAATGACTTTTTTGATGAGAACTCCGCCTACAAGCTCCAAAAAGAGGTCGAGCGCGCCAGCACCCTCCCCCCTTCTAGGCGTGGAAGCTATGAAAATGATCTTCTCAAGGTCGATGAGCGCCTCAATATTGCACTCATGGTCTTTCAAGGCTCTCTCTTTAAGCTCTTCCCCCTGCCTAGCGATCCTCATCATCGCTGGCTCAATCTCAAAGAATCGATCTTCATGCTAGAGGGAGAGGAGGCCAAAACCCTCCACCAAGCCACCGCACTCCTCCTTGATAGCGCTTTTGAACGGCAATACTTCAAGGGGATAGAGGCGCTCCAAACGATCTCTTTCTATCAATACAAAAAAGGAAATGAGGTGATTCCTAGCGAATCAAAGCTCCAAGCCGAGCTCCTCTTTAATCGTCTTGAGATTTTTCCCCATCTCACTCCTGCCTACCTTGTTTTGGGCTTTTTGGTGCTTCTCTCTGCCTTTGGATTACTCTTTTTCCCGCCACTCGCCTCCCATAGAGTGAGAGTTAGTTTCCACCTCCTGGGGTGGATTCTCTTTGCGCTTCACACCTTGGGGCTCCTCCTGCGTGCCTATGTGAGCGGTCACGCCCCTTTGAGCGACACCTACGAATCGATGCTCTATATCTCTTGGTCGGGAATGCTCGGCGCGCTCCTTTTTTTTAGACACTCCCTCTTTGCACTCTCTGCTTCCATTCTCATGGCGGGAATCTTCCTCTTTGGAGCACACCTAAGCCATATTGATCCTGAGATCACGAATCTCGTCCCCGTGCTCAAATCTTTTTGGCTCACGCTGCATGTCTCCGTCATCACCGCCAGTTACGGATTTTTTGGCGTAGGAGCTTTTTTGGGCTCTTTTGCCCTCGCTCTTTTTATCCTCAAAGATCACCTCAAGACCCCGCTAGATAAGCCCATCCATCAGCTCAGCCAAATCAATGAGGTCTCTCTCATTCTCGGCCTCACCCTTTTGGTGATAGGGAACTTCCTCGGAGGCATTTGGGCTAATGAGAGCTGGGGGCGATACTGGGCGTGGGACCCCAAAGAGACATGGTCTTACATCTCGATTCTTCTCTATGCGCTTATCTTGCACCTTCGCTTGCTTAGACCCAAACATTACGACTATCTCTTCTCCCTCCTCTCCCTCTGGGGCTTTGGCTCGATTCTCATGACCTATTTTGGAGTCAATTTCTATCTCGCAGGACTCCACTCCTACGCCCAAGGCGACCCTCTCCCTATTCCTCTTTGGGTCTATGCGCTCTCCTTGGCTCTTGCACTCCTTAGCCTCATCGCCTATCCCCATCGCCACCTCCAAAATTCAGATAAAGGAAACTCATGA
- the nrfA gene encoding ammonia-forming cytochrome c nitrite reductase — translation MTKFKLLLAGSLVAIVSMGLLASNINEREKERVALNKTAHSQGIEGKAMSEEWARYYPRQFDSWKKTKESDNITDMLKEKPALVVAWAGYPFSKDYNAPRGHYYALQDNINTLRTGAPVDGKTGPLPSACWTCKSPDVPRIIEQDGELEYFTGKWAKYGDEIVNTIGCYNCHDDKSAELKSKVPYLDRGLSAAGFKTFAESTHQEKRSLVCAQCHVEYYFKKTEWKDDKGVDKTAMVVTLPWSKGISTEQMEAYYDEINFADWTHGISKTPMLKAQHPDWELYKTGIHGQKGVSCADCHMPYTQEGAVKYSDHKVGNPLDNMDKSCMNCHRESEQKLKDIVKQKFERKEFLQDIAFDNIGKAHLETGKAMELGATDAELKEIRTHIRHAQWRADMAIAGHGSFFHAPEEVLRLLASGNEEAQKARIKLVKVLAKYGAIDYVAPDFETKEKAQKLAKVDMEAFIAEKLKFKQTLEQEWKKQAIAKGRLNPESLKGVDEKSSYYDKTKK, via the coding sequence ATGACAAAATTCAAGTTGTTACTTGCGGGATCACTGGTCGCGATCGTCTCTATGGGGTTACTCGCGAGCAATATCAACGAAAGAGAGAAGGAGCGAGTCGCTCTCAACAAAACAGCCCACAGCCAAGGCATCGAGGGCAAGGCAATGAGCGAGGAGTGGGCGAGATACTATCCAAGACAATTTGATTCTTGGAAAAAGACCAAAGAGAGCGACAATATTACCGATATGCTCAAAGAGAAGCCCGCCCTTGTGGTGGCTTGGGCTGGATATCCCTTCTCTAAGGACTACAATGCTCCAAGAGGCCACTACTACGCCCTGCAGGATAATATCAACACCCTAAGAACAGGGGCACCCGTGGATGGCAAAACAGGTCCTCTCCCAAGCGCCTGCTGGACTTGCAAATCTCCTGATGTTCCTAGAATCATTGAGCAAGATGGAGAGCTAGAATATTTCACGGGCAAGTGGGCTAAATATGGAGATGAGATTGTCAACACGATTGGCTGCTACAACTGTCACGACGATAAGAGTGCTGAGCTCAAATCCAAAGTGCCCTATCTTGATCGAGGCCTCAGTGCAGCAGGCTTTAAAACCTTTGCCGAATCGACTCACCAAGAGAAGCGATCCCTTGTATGCGCCCAGTGCCATGTGGAGTATTACTTCAAAAAGACAGAGTGGAAAGATGACAAAGGCGTAGATAAAACCGCAATGGTCGTCACGCTTCCTTGGTCGAAGGGAATCTCCACTGAGCAGATGGAGGCCTACTATGATGAGATCAACTTCGCCGACTGGACGCATGGAATCTCTAAGACTCCTATGCTCAAAGCCCAGCACCCTGATTGGGAGCTCTACAAAACGGGAATCCATGGACAAAAAGGGGTCTCTTGTGCGGATTGCCATATGCCCTACACTCAAGAGGGAGCGGTGAAATACTCTGATCACAAAGTCGGCAATCCCCTTGATAACATGGACAAGAGCTGCATGAACTGCCACCGAGAGAGCGAGCAGAAACTCAAAGATATCGTGAAGCAAAAGTTTGAGCGCAAAGAGTTCTTGCAAGATATCGCGTTTGACAATATTGGCAAAGCCCACCTAGAGACCGGCAAAGCGATGGAGCTTGGCGCCACGGATGCTGAGCTTAAAGAGATTCGCACCCACATCCGACACGCCCAGTGGAGAGCGGATATGGCGATTGCTGGACATGGCTCTTTCTTCCACGCTCCTGAAGAGGTGCTAAGACTTCTTGCTTCAGGCAACGAAGAGGCTCAAAAAGCTAGAATCAAGCTCGTCAAGGTGCTCGCTAAGTATGGCGCGATCGACTATGTCGCTCCTGATTTCGAGACCAAAGAGAAAGCCCAAAAACTAGCCAAAGTGGATATGGAAGCCTTCATCGCTGAGAAACTCAAGTTCAAGCAGACGCTAGAGCAAGAGTGGAAAAAGCAAGCCATCGCCAAAGGGCGACTCAATCCTGAGTCTCTCAAAGGAGTGGATGAGAAGTCTTCTTACTACGATAAAACCAAAAAATAA
- the nrfH gene encoding cytochrome c nitrite reductase small subunit — MNKSKFLVYSSLVVFAIALGLFVYLVNASKALSYLSSDPKACINCHVMNPQYATWQHSSHAERASCVECHLPTGNMVQKYISKARDGWNHSVAFTLGTYDHSMKISEDGARRVQENCISCHASLSSTLLENADRNHQFNDPKGASERLCWECHKSVPHGKVRSLTATPDNLGVREVK; from the coding sequence GTGAATAAAAGTAAATTCCTAGTGTATAGCTCGCTGGTGGTGTTCGCCATCGCTTTGGGCTTGTTCGTCTATCTGGTGAATGCCTCCAAGGCACTCTCCTATCTATCGAGCGATCCAAAAGCGTGCATCAACTGTCATGTCATGAATCCGCAATACGCTACATGGCAGCACAGCTCCCACGCAGAGAGAGCCTCCTGTGTCGAATGTCACCTCCCCACGGGTAACATGGTGCAGAAGTATATCTCCAAGGCAAGGGATGGATGGAATCACTCCGTCGCCTTTACGCTAGGCACCTATGATCACAGCATGAAAATCAGCGAAGATGGGGCGAGAAGAGTTCAAGAGAACTGCATCTCCTGTCACGCCTCTCTCTCCTCAACACTGCTTGAGAATGCTGATAGGAATCACCAATTCAACGATCCAAAAGGCGCATCCGAGAGGTTGTGCTGGGAGTGCCACAAAAGTGTTCCACACGGAAAAGTCCGAAGTCTAACCGCCACACCTGACAATCTGGGTGTCAGAGAAGTTAAGTAA
- a CDS encoding rod shape-determining protein, with protein sequence MIDFFTKRRDIVIDLGTANTIVCLEPQGVVFNEPSCIAIERKYGSDKVVAIGSKAKAMRGKTPEKLKVIYPLSSGAISDFEMTKTFMGTLISGLLGRFIFKPRVGISIPQNLTPVERNSLYEATLLAGAKEVVLIEDPFSAAVGAGIDISSSRGRMIVDLGSGLTEVSIISLGGLVASKSSKVAGDSLDMAIVEYIKHHKSLSISKDMAEEIKIKLGNIENPSHEERMSAKAKDLIHGLPVSFEISSYELYTAIMPSIEKIKKTIAEAISMTPPQIAPDILEDGVILTGGGALLKGLREYLSRELQLEVRLSPNPLLDISTGARDILKTMGHLPAPL encoded by the coding sequence ATGATCGATTTTTTCACCAAGCGACGCGATATCGTGATCGACCTAGGGACGGCGAATACTATTGTCTGTCTTGAACCCCAGGGAGTCGTCTTCAACGAGCCCTCTTGTATTGCCATTGAGCGAAAGTATGGCAGCGACAAGGTGGTGGCGATTGGAAGCAAAGCTAAGGCAATGCGCGGCAAGACACCCGAGAAGCTCAAAGTGATCTATCCCCTCTCCAGTGGAGCCATTAGTGATTTTGAGATGACCAAGACCTTTATGGGGACGCTTATTTCAGGGCTTTTGGGACGATTCATCTTTAAGCCTCGCGTGGGGATTAGTATCCCTCAAAATCTCACCCCCGTGGAGCGAAATTCTCTCTATGAGGCGACCCTCTTAGCGGGTGCCAAAGAGGTGGTTTTGATTGAAGACCCTTTTAGTGCGGCGGTGGGTGCAGGGATTGACATCAGCTCTTCAAGGGGGCGTATGATCGTTGACCTTGGGAGTGGGCTTACGGAGGTGAGTATCATCTCTTTAGGGGGATTGGTGGCCTCTAAATCGAGCAAAGTGGCGGGAGATTCGCTGGATATGGCGATTGTTGAATATATCAAGCACCACAAAAGCCTCTCCATCTCCAAAGATATGGCCGAAGAGATCAAGATTAAGCTAGGCAATATCGAGAATCCAAGCCATGAGGAGAGAATGAGCGCAAAGGCAAAAGATCTAATCCATGGACTTCCTGTGAGTTTTGAAATCAGCTCCTATGAGCTCTACACCGCGATTATGCCAAGTATTGAGAAGATCAAAAAAACTATCGCCGAGGCGATCTCTATGACTCCTCCGCAGATTGCCCCTGATATTTTAGAAGATGGTGTGATTCTCACGGGCGGCGGGGCACTGCTTAAGGGCTTGAGGGAGTATCTCTCTAGAGAGCTTCAGCTGGAGGTTCGACTCTCGCCCAATCCTTTGCTTGACATCTCTACGGGAGCACGCGATATCTTAAAGACCATGGGGCATCTCCCCGCGCCACTTTAA
- the pgeF gene encoding peptidoglycan editing factor PgeF, producing the protein MRQIWKEGVNLWMSDRSLGVSPPPYESLNIAFHVGDKEENVKRNLALALQGAGMEKKRLFYLQQVHGTKIWEVDSSISGFPKEGDGLMTNDPNVVLLCMVADCNPIALYDPKTRALALLHAGRAGVYKKILTQAIHQMKNRYGSEALDLRVYVGPSIRGCCYEVGESIAREFEGDSSLSMAVKRREERFYLHLIAPLLEELKVLGVSEERILVDEHCSACDERFFSYRREGITGRMGLFGSLEA; encoded by the coding sequence GTGCGCCAGATTTGGAAAGAGGGGGTGAATCTTTGGATGAGCGACCGTTCTTTAGGCGTGAGTCCTCCGCCCTACGAATCGCTCAATATTGCTTTTCATGTGGGAGACAAAGAGGAGAATGTCAAGCGCAATCTTGCCCTCGCGCTCCAAGGGGCGGGGATGGAGAAAAAGAGACTTTTTTACCTTCAACAGGTGCATGGCACAAAAATTTGGGAAGTTGATTCTTCGATATCAGGATTCCCCAAAGAGGGGGATGGACTCATGACGAATGATCCTAATGTGGTGCTTCTTTGTATGGTGGCTGACTGCAACCCCATCGCGCTCTATGATCCCAAAACCCGTGCTTTAGCGCTACTTCATGCGGGCAGAGCAGGGGTTTATAAAAAGATTCTCACCCAAGCTATCCACCAGATGAAGAATCGATATGGGAGCGAGGCTTTGGATCTAAGGGTCTATGTGGGGCCTTCGATTCGAGGGTGCTGCTATGAGGTGGGCGAGTCAATCGCTAGAGAATTTGAGGGCGATTCTTCACTCTCGATGGCAGTGAAGAGGAGAGAGGAGCGATTCTATCTTCATCTCATTGCCCCCCTCCTAGAGGAGCTCAAAGTCTTAGGGGTGAGCGAAGAGAGAATCTTGGTGGATGAACATTGCAGTGCATGCGATGAGCGATTTTTCTCCTATAGGCGCGAGGGAATCACGGGGCGAATGGGGCTTTTTGGTTCATTGGAGGCTTGA
- a CDS encoding manganese efflux pump MntP family protein produces the protein MIELLLLSLALSMDAFAVSLGLGARFGYNKRESLRPALSFGIFQGIMPLLGFFVGVTFIAFISAFDHYLAFGILALIGAKMIYEGLSQSEEERLDELSHRTLLILSIATSIDALAAGVSLHLIDVNVFLSCTIIAFTTFLLSYLGVLWGKRAGEQCKRGAEILGGVILIGIGSKILLEHLFF, from the coding sequence TTGATTGAACTTCTGCTTCTTTCACTCGCACTCAGCATGGATGCCTTTGCCGTCTCTCTTGGACTTGGAGCACGATTTGGCTATAACAAAAGAGAATCTTTAAGACCAGCGCTTAGCTTTGGAATCTTTCAAGGAATCATGCCGCTTCTTGGTTTTTTTGTCGGAGTGACCTTCATCGCCTTTATCTCGGCTTTTGATCACTATCTTGCCTTCGGAATATTGGCTCTAATTGGGGCAAAAATGATCTATGAAGGATTGAGCCAATCAGAAGAAGAGCGACTCGATGAACTGAGCCACCGCACCCTTTTGATTCTCTCCATCGCCACAAGCATTGATGCGCTCGCCGCAGGAGTATCGCTCCACCTTATTGATGTGAATGTCTTCCTCTCCTGCACCATCATCGCTTTCACTACCTTTCTCCTCTCCTATCTTGGGGTGCTTTGGGGAAAGAGAGCAGGAGAGCAGTGCAAGAGGGGGGCGGAGATTTTAGGAGGCGTGATTCTCATTGGGATTGGGAGCAAGATTCTTCTGGAGCACCTCTTCTTTTAA
- a CDS encoding sensor histidine kinase, translated as MSDPFDQDQAEILIIDDTPENLRLLGSVLKEAGYLITMAKSGIQGLQAARKHQPDLILLDIRMPEMDGFEVLTRLREEENLGEIPVVFLTAHSDEESILRGLSLGAVDYVKKPFSPSELLLRVRNHLELKFHRDHQNTQKELLAKRVEEELAKRLQSEKLLLRQNKLAHLGEMLGIITHQWKQPLNILSLHSHLLLDWANTHLAGKELERLQRFHDEMSEQIHYMSTTVDDFRNFLRQNKVKDLTTIERTFEECKNIIQPDLIKHKITLEIITPTQSLSLYCYKNELKQALLNLLSNSRDAIIERGIKGGKITLEAKAIAHEKGKKSLVITLLDNGGGISAEPLEVIFDPDFTTKEEGKGTGIGLYMTKMIVEDSLQGEITVQNESEGALFALTLPCLVTP; from the coding sequence ATGAGCGACCCCTTTGACCAAGACCAAGCCGAGATTCTCATCATTGATGACACCCCCGAAAATCTCCGCCTCCTAGGAAGCGTCCTTAAAGAGGCGGGCTATCTCATCACCATGGCCAAAAGCGGAATCCAAGGACTCCAAGCCGCCAGAAAACATCAGCCCGACCTCATCCTATTGGATATAAGAATGCCCGAAATGGATGGCTTTGAGGTGCTCACCAGACTACGCGAGGAAGAGAATCTTGGTGAGATTCCCGTGGTCTTTCTGACCGCTCACAGTGATGAAGAATCGATTCTGCGCGGACTCTCTTTGGGGGCGGTGGACTATGTCAAAAAACCCTTTAGTCCTTCAGAGCTGCTTCTTCGAGTGCGCAATCATCTAGAGCTCAAATTCCATAGAGATCACCAAAACACCCAAAAAGAGCTCCTAGCCAAGCGAGTCGAAGAGGAGCTTGCCAAGCGTCTTCAGAGCGAGAAGCTCCTCCTTCGCCAAAACAAGCTCGCCCACCTGGGCGAGATGCTAGGAATCATCACTCACCAATGGAAACAGCCACTCAATATTCTCTCTCTCCATAGCCATCTCCTGCTTGATTGGGCCAACACCCATCTCGCAGGAAAAGAGCTGGAGCGACTCCAGCGTTTCCATGATGAGATGAGCGAGCAGATTCACTACATGAGCACCACCGTGGATGACTTCCGCAATTTCCTCCGTCAAAATAAAGTCAAAGACCTCACCACGATTGAGCGCACCTTCGAGGAGTGTAAAAATATCATTCAGCCCGATCTCATCAAGCATAAAATCACTCTAGAGATCATCACCCCCACCCAATCCCTCTCGCTCTACTGCTACAAAAATGAGCTCAAGCAAGCCCTCCTCAATCTTCTCTCCAACTCTAGAGATGCCATCATTGAGAGAGGAATCAAGGGAGGTAAGATCACCCTTGAAGCCAAAGCCATAGCGCACGAGAAGGGCAAGAAGAGCCTAGTGATCACCCTGCTAGACAATGGCGGAGGAATCAGCGCTGAACCTTTAGAGGTGATCTTCGACCCCGATTTCACCACCAAAGAGGAGGGAAAGGGGACGGGGATTGGACTCTATATGACCAAGATGATCGTTGAGGATAGCCTTCAAGGTGAAATCACCGTGCAAAATGAGTCAGAGGGAGCACTCTTCGCCCTTACGCTTCCTTGCTTAGTGACTCCTTAA